The following coding sequences are from one Gossypium hirsutum isolate 1008001.06 chromosome A12, Gossypium_hirsutum_v2.1, whole genome shotgun sequence window:
- the LOC107932681 gene encoding LOW QUALITY PROTEIN: translocase of chloroplast 120, chloroplastic (The sequence of the model RefSeq protein was modified relative to this genomic sequence to represent the inferred CDS: inserted 1 base in 1 codon): MENGVVMVDNKIAEERVANEEVKVRFAGDSGETEEPVDEVFEEASATLENLQEQGEKSGVDEGGLVEDAIGNVETFGDTGSVVVKENLNLEPEAETFQEAIETQENAVPSEVGTQEAVAELVDQQKGESVGGGVVLDKIDEGGTEMGKKNDELKGGKEVPEISGTGEAEVPMDEEKRNLKSDSGMEMPVKGDTDQGKESTEVKCATADLGSVDGDEDEKVFAAVELEDNMNGELKDLLNARDMKLNSEIDELKDGLSEPRKSVEETVASADELKDLLNARDMKLNSEIDELKDRLSEPRKSVEETVASADRNLSSSEKFADERNEKIEAGKADKIDEAVTEMGEKTDELNGGKEALEINGTGETEVPRDEEKRSLKSDTVIEMPVKGDTDQGQECTEVKGATAGLDSVDGGDEDEINGTGETEVPRDEEKISLKSDTAIEMPVKGDTDQGQECTEVKGATAGLDPVDSGDEDEKANKAFAAMEVEDNMNGKVEHLSYARDMKHNGEIDELKHTQSEPSISVEGTVASAVGNLSSSEKFTDERNEKIESGKADLRTEVHDGFQSRLPDEMVGNKCQDINFVIEHSDDKAEKNQQDKQSTQVTIEQEVQHAPGSSVSAKAKEFGKKVDMAQEPKRNNSVTRECEILPAPALSSSVKSTNPAISSHPAGLGRAAPLLEPAARVVQQPRANGSVSQAQAQAQQIEDTGNVEAEENDETREKLQLIRVKFLRLANRLGQTPHNVVVAQVLYRLGLAEQLRGRNGGRVGAFSFDRASAMAEQLEAAGNEPLDFSYTIMVLGKTGVGKSATINSIFDEVKFGTDAFQTGSKKVQDVVGTVHGIKVRVIDTPGLLPSWSDQCQNEKILHSIKRFIKKTPPDIVLYLDRLDMQTRDFGDMPLLRTITEVFGPSIWFNAIVVLTHAASAPPDGPNGTASSYDMFVTQRSHVVQQAIRQAAGDMRLMNPVSLVENHSACRTNRAGQRVLPNGQVWKPHLLLLSLASKILAEANTLLKLQDTPPGKPFATRARTPPLPYLLSSLLQSRPQVRLPEEQYGDEDGLDDDLDESSDSEDEPEYDELPPFKRLSKAQIAKLSKAQKKAYFDELEYREKLFMKKQLKEEKKQRKMMKKMAAAAKDLPSEYGENAEEESSGASSVPVPMPDLALPASFDSDNPTHRYRSLDSSNPWLVRPVLDIHGWDHDVGYEGINVERLFVAKKKFPISFSGQVTKDKRDANVQMELASSLKHGEGKATSLGFDMQTVGKDLAYTLRSETRFSNLKKNKAIAGISVTLLGDALSAGVKFEDKLIANKQFQVVMAXGAMTGRGDLAYGGSLEAQLRDKDYPLGRSLSTLGLSIMDWHGDLAIGCNIQSQVPVGRSTNLIARANLNNKGAGQVSLRINSSEQLQVALIAVLPLLKKLFEYSHQVQYGQ; the protein is encoded by the exons ATGGAAAATGGGGTAGTAATGGTAGATAATAAGATTGCGGAAGAAAGAGTTGCCAATGAGGAAGTGAAGGTGAGGTTTGCTGGTGATTCCGGTGAAACAGAAGAACCAGTAGATGAGGTTTTTGAGGAGGCAAGTGCAACACTGGAGAATTTGCAAGAACAGGGAGAAAAATCTGGAGTGGATGAAGGCGGTTTAGTTGAGGATGCAATTGGAAATGTTGAGACATTTGGCGATACTGGTTCAGTGGTAGTTAAGGAGAACTTGAATTTAGAACCTGAAGCAGAGACCTTTCAAGAGGCTATTGAAACTCAGGAGAACGCCGTTCCAAGTGAGGTTGGAACTCAGGAGGCTGTGGCAGAGTTGGTGGACCAGCAGAAAGGTGAGAGTGTTGGTGGTGGTGTGGTGTTGGATAAGATTGACGAGGGAGGGACTGAAATGGGCAAAAAGAATGATGAATTGAAAGGTGGGAAGGAAGTACCTGAAATCAGTGGTACTGGAGAAGCAGAAGTTCCGATGGATGAGGAAAAAAGAAATCTTAAGTCTGATTCAGGAATGGAGATGCCTGTAAAAGGAGATACTGATCAGGGAAAAGAGAGTACGGAAGTGAAATGTGCCACAGCTGATCTTGGTTCAGTAGACGGAGATGAAGATGAAAAGGTTTTCGCTGCCGTGGAGTTGGAGGATAACATGAACGGAGAACTAAAAGATTTATTGAATGCTAGAGACATGAAGCTTAATAGTGAGATTGATGAACTGAAAGATGGGCTGTCTGAGCCAAGGAAATCTGTTGAAGAGACAGTTGCTTCTGCAGATGAACTAAAAGATTTATTGAATGCTAGGGACATGAAGCTTAATAGTGAGATTGATGAACTGAAAGATAGGCTGTCTGAGCCAAGGAAATCTGTTGAAGAGACAGTTGCTTCTGCAGATAGAAACTTATCCTCTTCAGAAAAGTTTGCAGATGAGAGGAATGAGAAGATTGAGGCTGGTAAAGCTGATAAGATTGACGAAGCAGTTACTGAAATGGGCGAAAAGACTGATGAATTGAATGGTGGGAAGGAAGCACTTGAAATCAATGGTACCGGAGAAACAGAAGTTCCAAGGGACGAGGAAAAAAGAAGTCTCAAGTCTGATACAGTAATTGAGATGCCTGTAAAAGGAGATACTGATCAGGGACAAGAGTGTACAGAAGTAAAAGGGGCTACAGCTGGTCTTGATTCAGTGGATGGTGGAGATGAAGATGAAATCAATGGTACCGGAGAAACAGAAGTCCCAAGGGATGAGGAAAAAATAAGTCTCAAGTCTGATACAGCAATTGAGATGCCTGTAAAAGGAGATACTGATCAGGGACAAGAGTGTACAGAAGTAAAAGGGGCTACAGCTGGTCTTGATCCAGTGGATAGTggagatgaagatgaaaaagCAAATAAGGCTTTTGCTGCTATGGAGGTGGAGGATAACATGAATGGAAAAGTAGAACATTTATCATATGCTAGGGACATGAAGCATAATGGTGAGATTGATGAACTGAAACATACGCAATCTGAGCCGAGTATATCTGTTGAAGGAACAGTTGCTTCTGCAGTTGGAAACTTGTCCTCTTCAGAAAAGTTTACAGATGAGAGGAATGAGAAGATTGAGTCGGGTAAAGCTGATTTGAGGACAGAGGTTCATGATGGTTTTCAATCTCGGCTCCCTGATGAAATGGTGGGTAATAAATGTCAAGATATTAATTTTGTGATTGAACATTCTGATGATAAAGCAGAGAAAAATCAACAAGATAAGCAAAGCACCCAAGTGACCATAGAGCAGGAAGTGCAACATGCTCCAGGATCTTCAGTGTCTGCTAAAGCCAAAGAATTTGGGAAAAAAGTGGACATGGCTCAGGAGCCTAAGCGAAACAACTCTGTCACTAGAGAATGTGAAATTCTACCTGCTCCAGCATTGTCATCATCTGTTAAATCTACTAACCCTGCTATCTCTTCTCATCCTGCTGGCCTGGGGCGCGCTGCTCCATTATTGGAACCTGCCGCCAGGGTGGTGCAGCAGCCTCGTGCAAATGGAAGTGTCTCTCAGGCACAGGCACAGGCACAACAAATTGAAGATACTGGCAATGTGGAGGCTGAGGAGAATGATGAGACTCGCGAAAAGCTTCAGTTGATTAGAGTTAAGTTTTTGAGGCTTGCAAATAGGCTCGGGCAGACTCCCCATAATGTTGTTGTGGCACAGGTTTTGTACAGACTAGGATTAGCTGAGCAGCTCCGGGGGAGAAATGGGGGCCGGGTTGGTGCCTTCAGCTTTGACCGTGCAAGTGCTATGGCTGAACAGCTTGAGGCAGCTGGAAATGAACCCCTTGATTTCTCCTATACAATTATGGTCCTTGGGAAGACCGGAGTTGGTAAAAGTGCTACTATTAATTCAATATTTGATGAAGTCAAGTTTGGCACTGATGCTTTCCAGACTGGTAGCAAAAAGGTTCAGGATGTTGTGGGTACTGTGCATGGTATCAAAGTTCGTGTAATTGACACACCAGGCCTTCTTCCTTCCTGGTCTGACCAATGCCAGAACGAGAAGATCCTTCACTCCATTAAGCGTTTCATTAAGAAAACACCTCCAGATATTGTGTTGTACCTTGATAGGTTGGACATGCAAACGAGGGATTTTGGTGATATGCCCCTCTTGCGTACGATAACTGAGGTCTTTGGTCCCTCTATATGGTTTAATGCAATTGTGGTTTTGACCCATGCAGCTTCTGCTCCACCAGATGGTCCTAATGGTACTGCTTCTAGCTATGACATGTTTGTCACTCAACGTTCTCATGTTGTACAGCAGGCTATTCGTCAGGCAGCTGGGGATATGCGACTCATGAATCCTGTTTCATTAGTGGAGAATCACTCTGCATGTAGAACAAATAGGGCAGGCCAGAGAGTATTGCCAAATGGTCAGGTCTGGAAGCCTCATTTGTTGTTGCTTTCCTTAGCATCTAAAATTCTAGCCGAGGCAAACACGCTTTTGAAGTTGCAAGATACTCCCCCAGGAAAGCCTTTTGCTACTCGAGCAAGAACACCTCCTTTACCTTACCTTCTTTCATCTCTTCTTCAATCAAGACCACAAGTTAGGCTTCCTGAAGAGCAGTATGGTGATGAGGATGGATTAGATGATGATTTGGATGAATCCTCCGACTCCGAGGATGAACCAGAATATGATGAGCTGCCACCTTTCAAGCGGTTGAGTAAAGCACAAATAGCAAAGCTTAGTAAAGCTCAGAAAAAAGCATATTTTGATGAGTTGGAATATAGAGAAAAGCTTTTTATGAAGAAGCAACTGAAGGAAGAGAAAAAGCAGCGAAAGATGATGAAGAAAATGGCTGCTGCAGCCAAGGATCTGCCAAGTGAGTATGGTGAAAATGCAGAAGAAGAAAGTAGTGGTGCTTCTTCTGTTCCAGTTCCCATGCCAGATTTGGCGTTGCCTGCTTCTTTTGATTCTGATAATCCAACTCATCGCTATCGTTCCCTTGATTCCTCCAACCCATGGCTTGTTAGGCCAGTTCTAGATATTCATGGTTGGGATCATGATGTTGGTTACGAAGGTATTAATGTCGAAAGACTGTTCGTTGCAAAAAAGAAATTTCCTATTTCATTTTCTGGCCAGGTTACAAAGGACAAAAGGGATGCCAATGTCCAAATGGAACTGGCCAGTTCTTTAAAGCACGGGGAAGGTAAAGCAACTTCATTGGGTTTTGATATGCAGACTGTTGGAAAGGACTTAGCCTATACACTGCGCAGCGAGACCAGGTTTAGTAATCTGAAGAAGAATAAGGCAATCGCTGGCATCTCAGTTACACTCTTAGGTGATGCACTATCAGCTGGAGTGAAATTTGAAGACAAACTGATTGCTAATAAGCAGTTCCAAGTAGTCATGG GGGGTGCTATGACTGGACGTGGCGATCTTGCTTATGGGGGCAGCTTGGAAGCACAATTGAGGGATAAAGATTACCCTTTGGGTCGCTCCTTATCTACACTTGGCCTATCTATCATGGATTGGCATGGAGATCTTGCCATTGGATGCAATATACAGTCACAGGTGCCTGTTGGACGGTCTACGAATCTAATAGCTCGTGCCAATCTGAATAACAAAGGTGCAGGACAAGTCAGTTTACGAATAAATAGCTCTGAACAGCTTCAGGTTGCTTTGATTGCTGTCCTTCCTTTACTGAAAAAACTGTTTGAATATTCACATCAAGTGCAGTATGGACAATGA
- the LOC107932732 gene encoding eukaryotic translation initiation factor 4B3 — protein MAATVSSPWGKAGAWALDAEEHEAELQQQSRADSAAEKLADFPSLSAAASTKTKKKKSQPISLAEFAAYGSAKPSEPTGLTHEDLLLLPTGPRQRSPEELDRNRLGGGFKSYGSNRYNSNGDDSSSNSRWGSSRVSNRDSNKEMAPSRADEMDNWASAKKSTRAGNGFGVGFERRERGGGGFFDSQSKADEVDNWASNKSSKSVNAAAPPRRFGGGFERRSSFDSLQRDSQRDLDNWGKKKEETGSSAGSGGVRPRLVLQPRTVPVTEEAKKELTAPKPKGANPFGEARPREEVLKEKGKDWKEIDEKLEAVKIKETVAVAEKERGRKASFGGNGRAPVERSWRKNESDEAAAAADRPQSSETENGHVADN, from the exons ATGGCGGCAACTGTATCGTCTCCTTGGGGCAAAGCCGGCGCATGGGCTCTCGATGCAGAAGAACATGAAGCTGAACTCCAGCAACAGAGCCGCGCCGATTCTGCCGCTGAAAAGCTCGCGGATTTCCCTTCTTTATCCGCCGCCGCCTCCaccaaaaccaagaaaaagaagagcCAACCTATCTCTCTCGCCGAATTTGCTGCCTACGGCTCTGCTAAGCCGAGTGAGCCAACTGGCCTAACTCACGAGGACCTCCTCCTACTCCCTACCGGTCCTCGCCAACGCTCTCCCGAGGAACTCGATCGCAACCGTCTTGGCGGCGGATTTAAATCCTATGGTTCGAACCGATACAATTCCAACGGCGATGATTCCTCAAGTAATAGTAGATGGGGATCTTCTAGGGTTTCAAATAGAGATTCCAATAAAGAAATGGCTCCCTCACGCGCCGATGAGATGGATaattgggcgtcggctaagaaaTCGACTCGTGCTGGGAACGGATTTGGGGTTGGATTTGAGAGGAGAGAGAGAGGAGGGGGAGGGTTTTTTGATTCGCAATCGAAAGCCGATGAAGTAGATAACTGGGCATCTAATAAGAGTAGTAAAAGCGTGAATGCTGCTGCACCGCCACGGAGATTTGGTGGGGGGTTTGAGAGAAGAAGCAGTTTCGATTCACTTCAAAGGGATTCCCAAAGGGATTTGGATaattggggaaagaaaaaggagGAGACTGGCAGTAGTGCTGGTAGTGGTGGAGTGAGACCAAGGCTTGTGCTTCAGCCACGCACGGTTCCTGTGACCGAGGAGGCTAAAAAGGAATTGACTGCGCCCAAGCCCAAAGGGGCAAATCCTTTTGGCGAGGCAAGGCCGAGAGAGGAAGTGTTGAAGGAAAAGGGGAAAGATTGGAAGGAGATTGATGAGAAGCTGGAAGCTGTTAAGATTAAAGAGACAGTTGCGGTTGCAGAGAAAGAGAGAGGACGAAAGGCAAGCTTTGGTGGAAATGGGCGTGCCccagttgaaaggagctggagGAAGAACGAGTCTGATGaggctgctgctgctgctgatcGACCCCAAAG CTCTGAGACTGAGAATGGCCATGTTGCGGACAATTGA
- the LOC107932742 gene encoding uncharacterized protein isoform X5: MAMPLQAYSAGPHKQMFDLMECPITGVFHSKLKQRYFLISILFPLFRLPIRCLKNPILPSPNSHLENTQMVAISCFLRLWHSSPSSKVRGCPHLEKWCNEGGGEGWPYIARVPYIKSRLMIKHGTLSDEDPMGQVWGALSGQDEY, encoded by the exons ATGGCTATGCCATTACAAGCCTATTCTGCAGGCCCACATAAACAGATGTTTGATTTAATGGAATGCCCTATTACAGGTGTATTCCATTCCAAGCTTAAGCAGAGATATTTTTTGATTTCTATTCTCTTCCCTCTTTTTCGTTTACCCATTCGTTGTTTGAAGAACCCTATCTTACCCTCACCAAATTCTCACCTTGAAAACACTCAAATGGTAGCCATTTCTTGCTTCCTTCGACTTTGGCATTCCTCCCCTTCATCCAAGGTCAG GGGATGCCCACATTTGGAAAAGTGGTGCAACGAAGGGGGAGGAGAGGGTTGGCCTTACATAGCACGTGTTCCCTATATTAAATCACGGCTTATGATAAAGCATGGTACTCTAAGCGACGAAGATCCCATG GGACAAGTATGGGGTGCATTAAGTGGCCAAGATGAGTATTAG
- the LOC107932742 gene encoding uncharacterized protein isoform X1, giving the protein MAMPLQAYSAGPHKQMFDLMECPITGVFHSKLKQRYFLISILFPLFRLPIRCLKNPILPSPNSHLENTQMVAISCFLRLWHSSPSSKARKTPSLESIDSFGEEEGCPHLEKWCNEGGGEGWPYIARVPYIKSRLMIKHGTLSDEDPMGQVWGALSGQDEY; this is encoded by the exons ATGGCTATGCCATTACAAGCCTATTCTGCAGGCCCACATAAACAGATGTTTGATTTAATGGAATGCCCTATTACAGGTGTATTCCATTCCAAGCTTAAGCAGAGATATTTTTTGATTTCTATTCTCTTCCCTCTTTTTCGTTTACCCATTCGTTGTTTGAAGAACCCTATCTTACCCTCACCAAATTCTCACCTTGAAAACACTCAAATGGTAGCCATTTCTTGCTTCCTTCGACTTTGGCATTCCTCCCCTTCATCCAAG GCCAGAAAGACACCATCACTGGAATCTATTGATTCTTTTGGTGAAGAAGA GGGATGCCCACATTTGGAAAAGTGGTGCAACGAAGGGGGAGGAGAGGGTTGGCCTTACATAGCACGTGTTCCCTATATTAAATCACGGCTTATGATAAAGCATGGTACTCTAAGCGACGAAGATCCCATG GGACAAGTATGGGGTGCATTAAGTGGCCAAGATGAGTATTAG
- the LOC107932742 gene encoding uncharacterized protein isoform X7, with the protein MAMPLQAYSAGPHKQMFDLMECPITGVFHSKLKQRYFLISILFPLFRLPIRCLKNPILPSPNSHLENTQMVAISCFLRLWHSSPSSKARKTPSLESIDSFGEEEFGDWTFDLASKLLKCKPES; encoded by the exons ATGGCTATGCCATTACAAGCCTATTCTGCAGGCCCACATAAACAGATGTTTGATTTAATGGAATGCCCTATTACAGGTGTATTCCATTCCAAGCTTAAGCAGAGATATTTTTTGATTTCTATTCTCTTCCCTCTTTTTCGTTTACCCATTCGTTGTTTGAAGAACCCTATCTTACCCTCACCAAATTCTCACCTTGAAAACACTCAAATGGTAGCCATTTCTTGCTTCCTTCGACTTTGGCATTCCTCCCCTTCATCCAAG GCCAGAAAGACACCATCACTGGAATCTATTGATTCTTTTGGTGAAGAAGA GTTTGGTGATTGGACATTTGACCTAGCAAGTAAGTTGTTGAAATGTAAGCCGGAGTCATGA
- the LOC107932742 gene encoding uncharacterized protein isoform X6 codes for MAMPLQAYSAGPHKQMFDLMECPITGVFHSKLKQRYFLISILFPLFRLPIRCLKNPILPSPNSHLENTQMVAISCFLRLWHSSPSSKVRGCPHLEKWCNEGGGEGWPYIARVPYIKSRLMIKHGLVIGHLT; via the exons ATGGCTATGCCATTACAAGCCTATTCTGCAGGCCCACATAAACAGATGTTTGATTTAATGGAATGCCCTATTACAGGTGTATTCCATTCCAAGCTTAAGCAGAGATATTTTTTGATTTCTATTCTCTTCCCTCTTTTTCGTTTACCCATTCGTTGTTTGAAGAACCCTATCTTACCCTCACCAAATTCTCACCTTGAAAACACTCAAATGGTAGCCATTTCTTGCTTCCTTCGACTTTGGCATTCCTCCCCTTCATCCAAGGTCAG GGGATGCCCACATTTGGAAAAGTGGTGCAACGAAGGGGGAGGAGAGGGTTGGCCTTACATAGCACGTGTTCCCTATATTAAATCACGGCTTATGATAAAGCATG GTTTGGTGATTGGACATTTGACCTAG
- the LOC107932742 gene encoding uncharacterized protein isoform X2, whose protein sequence is MAMPLQAYSAGPHKQMFDLMECPITGVFHSKLKQRYFLISILFPLFRLPIRCLKNPILPSPNSHLENTQMVAISCFLRLWHSSPSSKARKTPSLESIDSFGEEEGCPHLEKWCNEGGGEGWPYIARVPYIKSRLMIKHGTSMGCIKWPR, encoded by the exons ATGGCTATGCCATTACAAGCCTATTCTGCAGGCCCACATAAACAGATGTTTGATTTAATGGAATGCCCTATTACAGGTGTATTCCATTCCAAGCTTAAGCAGAGATATTTTTTGATTTCTATTCTCTTCCCTCTTTTTCGTTTACCCATTCGTTGTTTGAAGAACCCTATCTTACCCTCACCAAATTCTCACCTTGAAAACACTCAAATGGTAGCCATTTCTTGCTTCCTTCGACTTTGGCATTCCTCCCCTTCATCCAAG GCCAGAAAGACACCATCACTGGAATCTATTGATTCTTTTGGTGAAGAAGA GGGATGCCCACATTTGGAAAAGTGGTGCAACGAAGGGGGAGGAGAGGGTTGGCCTTACATAGCACGTGTTCCCTATATTAAATCACGGCTTATGATAAAGCATG GGACAAGTATGGGGTGCATTAAGTGGCCAAGATGA
- the LOC107932742 gene encoding uncharacterized protein isoform X3 produces MAMPLQAYSAGPHKQMFDLMECPITGVFHSKLKQRYFLISILFPLFRLPIRCLKNPILPSPNSHLENTQMVAISCFLRLWHSSPSSKARKTPSLESIDSFGEEEGCPHLEKWCNEGGGEGWPYIARVPYIKSRLMIKHGTLSDEDPMVW; encoded by the exons ATGGCTATGCCATTACAAGCCTATTCTGCAGGCCCACATAAACAGATGTTTGATTTAATGGAATGCCCTATTACAGGTGTATTCCATTCCAAGCTTAAGCAGAGATATTTTTTGATTTCTATTCTCTTCCCTCTTTTTCGTTTACCCATTCGTTGTTTGAAGAACCCTATCTTACCCTCACCAAATTCTCACCTTGAAAACACTCAAATGGTAGCCATTTCTTGCTTCCTTCGACTTTGGCATTCCTCCCCTTCATCCAAG GCCAGAAAGACACCATCACTGGAATCTATTGATTCTTTTGGTGAAGAAGA GGGATGCCCACATTTGGAAAAGTGGTGCAACGAAGGGGGAGGAGAGGGTTGGCCTTACATAGCACGTGTTCCCTATATTAAATCACGGCTTATGATAAAGCATGGTACTCTAAGCGACGAAGATCCCATG GTTTGGTGA
- the LOC107932742 gene encoding uncharacterized protein isoform X4: MAMPLQAYSAGPHKQMFDLMECPITGVFHSKLKQRYFLISILFPLFRLPIRCLKNPILPSPNSHLENTQMVAISCFLRLWHSSPSSKARKTPSLESIDSFGEEEGCPHLEKWCNEGGGEGWPYIARVPYIKSRLMIKHGLVIGHLT; encoded by the exons ATGGCTATGCCATTACAAGCCTATTCTGCAGGCCCACATAAACAGATGTTTGATTTAATGGAATGCCCTATTACAGGTGTATTCCATTCCAAGCTTAAGCAGAGATATTTTTTGATTTCTATTCTCTTCCCTCTTTTTCGTTTACCCATTCGTTGTTTGAAGAACCCTATCTTACCCTCACCAAATTCTCACCTTGAAAACACTCAAATGGTAGCCATTTCTTGCTTCCTTCGACTTTGGCATTCCTCCCCTTCATCCAAG GCCAGAAAGACACCATCACTGGAATCTATTGATTCTTTTGGTGAAGAAGA GGGATGCCCACATTTGGAAAAGTGGTGCAACGAAGGGGGAGGAGAGGGTTGGCCTTACATAGCACGTGTTCCCTATATTAAATCACGGCTTATGATAAAGCATG GTTTGGTGATTGGACATTTGACCTAG